GGTGATCTTTGGAGAGCTGGGCTATGCTTGGGAATGCTACCGTCTAACTAACCCAAGTCTAGTGGCCGGGACGGTTCACAGGGACCCTTGAAGAGCTCTGACAACGTATTTCCTGCCATGGTGAGACACAGAACCAGTGCCCGCCGGAGGGGCCTGAGAAGCTAACACTGAAGACTTACCGGGAGCGTAGCTCCTACCCACGATATCTGCAGGACAGTCAGGAGGGTGCCGCTGGGATGGGACCAAACCGCATGGCTAGAGCTCGTGGGGTCGAGGGTTGTTTGCCTAATTGGATTGCGTCCAAGGGGAGAGAGCTGGAAGGGGTTTCTCGGGCCAGTCTGCATTCACCAAATGGCATCAAGCTCTGCCTCCAACCAGCTAATGGAGTCTCTTCCTGCCATTTAGAACAGCCACTCAGACTCACACTCCTCCAGGCCCCTTTGTAAAGTCAAGGTAACTATCAATAGCAATATACAGTGGCCCCGTGTACCCATGACCCAGTGTCATTATTATTACATGTGAAACCCACAGCATAATCTCTTTCTGTCCacatctccctttctttttcaaaaagatgTATTTCCTTACactttttcaacttttctttatacttttacaaCATATCTATCTTCCTCATCATCATCATATTGCATGCTTTTATGCCttacataaatattaaagattctgacatttatttattttgtttggctttgtgagattcatccatgttgataaATGTAGCTATAGTTCATTTGCTTTTACTacagcattccattgtatgactcTACTATAATTTATTCATCTCTTCTATTAATAGACACTTGTTTCTCCTGTTTTGGTGTTATGAACAGCGCTGCTATAAGTTTTAttatatatgtctccatctgcTAGTGTGCAAGGGCTTTTTTTGTAGGGGTTACAGACCCATTCCGTGTCCTTCCCCTGCTCTGTTCTGTATCTCAGGGACCTGACCCCCATAGGTTGCATTTCCCAGATTCCCGTGTCCCCTGGCTTGCTTCGGGGCTTAGCCAATGGGAGGCGCTGGCGGGAGAGAGAAGTCAGTGCATATCTGCCTCTTGGTCAGATGATGTCGCTTCTGCACCTCCGGCTCCCATCCCACAGGTCCACCCTGGTTCTAGCTTCTGCCCAGAGACCCCAACTAACTCCTGGTCTTCTGTAGCCTCAGTCTTTTGTCTCAATAGACTGAGATGGGAGTGAGTTCCTGAAATGGCTGGTCCCTGGTTGCCTCACTGTTTGCTGTTTGACTTCCCAGCTCTTTCAATCCACAGGTCACCAATTCCTTTTATTAAATTCCTTCTGTTTCAAGACCTGGAAtggattttcttttccagttacATCCTAATATATAGGTTGTGCATATCTTCAACtccaaattgctctccaaagtgggTACACCTACTAACGCTTCTAGCAACAGTGTATGTGTTCCCATTGTTTCAATAACCAATATTAAGAATTGtcatggcttccctggtgacacagtggttaagaatccgcctgccaatgcaggggacacgggttcgagccctggtccgggaagatcccacatgctacagagcaactaagcctgtgtgccacaactactgtactgaagcctgtgctctagagcccgcgagccacaactacagaagcctgcgtgcctagagcccgtgctctgaaacaagagaagccaccggcaatgagaagccagcgcaccgcaacgaagagtaacccccgctcactgcaactagagaaagtccgcgcgcagcagtgaagacccaacacagccataaataaataaataagattgtcAGACTTTTACAATTTTGCTAATCTAATTAGTCCGAAACAATATTTCACtgaagttttagttttctttccttgagaCTGAGGGTCTTTCTATATATTATTGACCATCCAGGTTTTCCTTTGGTAAATTGCTTGCTTGGctttagaaataaaactgtctttatttgcatACAACATGATCATCAACATAGATAATcctatggaatctacaaaaaaacctagaactaataaatgagttttacAAGACTACAGAATATAATATCAGtatgaaaaatatattgcatTTCTGCATACTAGCAaccatttttcagaaaattttgtTGGTTCCTTAAAAGGGAAATATACCACAAAGTATGACCGAGCCATTCCACCTCTAACTACCTAAGAGGTATAAaattgtttgccttttttttttttcctgcaaaaaagctttattgtttcCACTTGGTCCAGGGCTTGGGAGAGGGCTCCAGGGTAGTTAAAAAGCTGCCTACTGGCTGCAGAGAAGGGCTTCAGGCAGAAGCCCTGACACCAGAGGGCTCCTCAAAGGTCGCTGGGCTTTGGTCGGCTCCTAGTGGTACTTGAGGGTGAGCCTTTCGAAGAGATAAtcgcccagcccagcctggcgcCAGCCAGCCTGCGGTGGTTGGTCAGGTGGTCGCCCATGTTCTTGATAAGTTTCACCTGCTCATCTAGGACGCGGGCTCTCCTGGAAGTCACACAGGTGGGAGTCTGCGTGGGCAGAAGCCAGGGCATGCAGGTCCAAACTGGCCTAGCTCAGGTTCTTCTCCATGAGCATGGCGGCTTCCATAGCGTCCTGGGttttaccccactcatcttgGGGCGCCTTCTGCACGTCTGGAAGAGGGCGCAGCCACTGCgctggttttgcattttcaagagacaCCGGGAGCCTTCCCGCTCCTCGTTGGCTGATTTGCGGAAAACGTGGCCCACGCCCTCCAGAGCCACATTCTTGCGGTGGAAATAGAAGCCCTGACAGAGGTAGGTGTAGGAGGTCCGCAGATGCAGGTTGACCAGGCGGTGGACAATGGCCTCCACCTCGGTGGAATCATTCTGACCAATTTGGGAGCTCACGGTTGGTTCGTAATAAGGAGTTAAGCTCAAAAAAGGGTGTTGGCGGGTCCCGAGGCCAAGGATCCTGAACTGCTGATTCTGAGGGTTGCGACTGGAAGAAACGTTGGAGGGTAGTCGGAGGCTGGAGCGAGGGGCGTCCCTGGGTCTGTGGCCTCCAAATGCCGTTGCAGTAAGAGAGATCCGTGGGACCACGGAGCGTACTGCTTGTTTGCCTATTATTTGATTGTTTGGTTCTTACTGATTTATAGGAGTTACTTATGTTCTACATACTACTTCTTTGTTGGCTATACGTGTGGtaaataccttctcccattccTTGTCTTGTCTTGCCGTTTTTTTCAATAGTATGTTCTCGTGGACAGACGTTTCTAATTGTAATGTAGTTTTCATGTTTCCCTGAGTTTCACAGAACATTGCTGATCAGATGAGGGCCACCAGATGTGACCAGCCTACCTGTATTGGCAAAATTCTGCAACCCACATCCCCTCGACAGAGCATGTG
This window of the Orcinus orca chromosome 14, mOrcOrc1.1, whole genome shotgun sequence genome carries:
- the LOC125961103 gene encoding uncharacterized protein LOC125961103 gives rise to the protein MHMLEELLTFVLGSQASQCVCATGCHPQWRDGCAGLGGVQAPGKQAVRSVVPRISLTATAFGGHRPRDAPRSSLRLPSNVSSSRNPQNQQFRILGLGTRQHPFLSLTPYYEPTVSSQIGQNDSTEVEAIVHRLVNLHLRTSYTYLCQGFYFHRKNVALEGVGHVFRKSANEEREGSRCLLKMQNQRSGCALFQTCRRRPKMSGVKPRTLWKPPCSWRRT